A window of Belonocnema kinseyi isolate 2016_QV_RU_SX_M_011 chromosome 9, B_treatae_v1, whole genome shotgun sequence contains these coding sequences:
- the LOC117179674 gene encoding uncharacterized protein LOC117179674, with the protein MAYEVSEVFSDKSSVKMVTVKKQQSQHPRQNVRKTVGVMGSRRIFPAAFKLKVLHSYRNDIDCRGNQRATARKYGIHRRQIQKWLQCEHTLRSNCAELDVNAGSLVTGNSSGISKLDGPLVESTGLCVSPTSPALNLSLARLHGDELAVQQGPPPLHPPSRNSPSSTEYGFHAALPSRVTPVGYSDYPNPDQQHHPQELEEKIHLQNAHKFASGRVEPERKYFVTNHQNYELDPSVENNNRSEVKLYQPPTAYHSTQYHRYDSSDANATNDHHLHNSQHRHRNYGDLDWPGDGEATRTMLYASAEIKAERPDSTATPGPHEIAGSPSASKFSLSSPQQNIVTTTNESTANFELTRQTSPLYHSHVREHCLSNSEKPCYQEGEKRESKMEGEIELNVVVEEVEEKHGQAEMQEPVGEGEGVPYTDYQRPPAASSLTNLGPISPLQERLEAYSGPSSPQGSESSGRSSSSYSDCEMDPMDYTCHHQNASGDLTRRRSFSLRFKLDVLNAFQRDVSVAGNQRATARKFGINRRQVQKWLGQKTEIRRRIDLLDGNSRQRLGPIQEAVLEEYPVDLTITGVIPSQPEAVLDESSPMLYCCDATGFPARQSYCQLGVRESPDTSIRTCSFSCCVESTTMTSSTSCYQDINLKRVCYAESQESLYCYSPREPIEMNALPLNQELISSKMKIPSCTLSCCYQALPSTKRMCVDTEETCIFFCEEQPAQDTPLCLVKPKKMCKAPLQIEPVTSTVPTPLAPVTPSTPSSKKDAILFKPYLDNPFSKPTDDSVYRELSPVGINNNNCQGICNLNENRGHDYALELNLRVPVSWRTHQIPYSDFPQVRSAFVRYPTNYHYS; encoded by the coding sequence ATGGCGTATGAAGTAAGCGAAGTGTTCAGTGATAAGAGTTCTGTGAAAATGGTAACGGTGAAAAAGCAGCAAAGCCAACATCCGCGACAGAACGTTAGGAAAACAGTGGGTGTGATGGGTAGTCGCAGGATATTTCCGGCAGCTTTCAAGCTAAAGGTTCTCCATTCCTACAGGAACGATATAGACTGTCGGGGAAATCAGCGTGCAACGGCGAGGAAATACGGAATTCATAGAAGACAGATTCAAAAGTGGTTACAGTGTGAGCATACTCTGCGAAGTAATTGTGCCGAGTTGGATGTAAACGCGGGTTCATTAGTGACGGGAAATTCTAgtggaatttcaaaattagacGGACCTTTGGTTGAAAGCACAGGGCTCTGTGTTTCTCCAACATCGCCGGCCTTGAACCTTAGTCTCGCCAGACTGCACGGCGACGAGTTGGCTGTTCAACAGGGGCCCCCACCTCTTCATCCACCCTCTCGCAATTCACCCTCCTCGACAGAGTACGGATTTCACGCGGCCCTTCCTTCACGTGTTACGCCGGTAGGGTACTCGGACTATCCTAACCCGGATCAACAACACCACCCTCAAGAACTTGAGGAGAAAATTCATCTGCAGAATGCACATAAATTTGCAAGTGGTCGGGTCGAACCAGAAAGAAAATACTTCGTTACAAACCACCAGAACTACGAGCTCGATccttcagttgaaaataataatcgaAGCGAGGTGAAGCTGTATCAACCACCGACGGCTTACCACTCAACTCAGTATCATAGATATGACAGTAGCGACGCAAACGCAACAAATGATCACCATTTACATAATTCCCAACATCGACATCGGAATTACGGAGACTTGGATTGGCCTGGCGATGGTGAAGCTACGCGTACGATGCTATACGCATCGGCAGAGATAAAGGCAGAACGGCCAGACTCTACGGCGACGCCAGGGCCGCACGAGATAGCGGGATCGCCCAGTGCTTCGAAGTTCTCCCTCTCCTCTCCGCAACAGAACATCGTCACCACTACCAACGAATCGACCGCTAACTTTGAACTAACACGGCAAACGAGTCCCCTCTACCACTCGCATGTTCGTGAGCACTGCCTGTCGAATTCCGAAAAGCCGTGCTACCAGGAGGGAGAGAAAAGGGAATCGAAGATGGAAGGCGAGATAGAACTCAATGTGGTGGTGGAAGAAGTAGAAGAGAAACATGGGCAGGCGGAGATGCAAGAGCCGGTGGGCGAGGGAGAGGGTGTGCCGTACACAGACTATCAACGACCACCTGCTGCTTCATCCCTGACTAACTTGGGGCCGATCAGCCCTCTGCAAGAACGATTGGAAGCATATTCCGGACCTTCGAGTCCTCAGGGCTCTGAAAGCTCTGGCAGGTCCAGTAGTAGTTATTCCGACTGTGAAATGGATCCTATGGATTACACTTGCCATCACCAGAACGCATCGGGTGATCTCACTCGAAGAAGATCCTTCTCTCTGCGATTCAAACTCGACGTTCTCAATGCCTTTCAACGTGACGTATCTGTTGCTGGCAATCAAAGAGCCACTGCCAGGAAATTTGGAATAAATCGTCGCCAGGTTCAAAAATGGCTTGGGCAGAAAACTGAAATTCGAAGACGAATCGACCTTTTAGATGGTAACTCACGTCAACGATTGGGCCCTATCCAGGAAGCAGTACTAGAAGAATATCCAGTCGATCTGACGATCACCGGTGTGATTCCCAGTCAGCCAGAGGCTGTACTCGATGAATCTTCGCCAATGCTTTATTGCTGTGACGCAACTGGATTTCCCGCAAGGCAATCGTACTGCCAACTTGGGGTTCGGGAATCTCCAGATACATCCATTCGAACCTGCAGCTTTTCCTGTTGTGTAGAAAGCACTACTATGACGTCAAGCACATCGTGCTATCAAGACATTAACTTAAAAAGGGTTTGCTACGCGGAATCACAGGAAAGCCTTTACTGCTATTCTCCCAGAGAGCCCATAGAAATGAATGCCTTACCGCTGAATCAGGAATTGATTTCCTCAAAGATGAAAATACCATCTTGCACTTTATCCTGCTGCTATCAAGCCTTACCATCAACCAAGAGAATGTGCGTAGACACGGAAGAAACCTGCATTTTCTTCTGCGAAGAACAGCCTGCACAGGACACACCTTTGTGCCTTGTAAAGccgaaaaaaatgtgtaaagcTCCACTTCAAATCGAGCCCGTCACGAGTACAGTACCAACACCTTTAGCTCCAGTCACTCCTTCCACACCGTCTTCGAAGAAAGACGCTATCCTCTTCAAGCCTTACCTGGACAATCCTTTCAGCAAACCTACCGATGACTCAGTTTATCGTGAACTTTCACCAGTTGGCATCAATAATAATAACTGCCAGGGCATCTGCAATTTGAACGAGAACAGGGGCCACGACTATGCCCTCGAACTTAACCTGAGGGTGCCAGTCTCCTGGAGAACGCATCAGATCCCTTACTCCGATTTTCCTCAAGTCAGGAGTGCCTTCGTAAGGTATCCAACAAATTATCACTATTCCTAG